From the Streptococcus halotolerans genome, the window CATGACATAGTTCTAAGCCTATCAGCATAAAACTACATTTTCTCCTTATCTTACTAGAAAGTATTTTACCGAAAAACCAAAAAGCTTGCAAGGGTGTAGACAGACAGTTGACGAAAATGTCAATGTTGGGTAATTTTCTGTTAGCCTTTTAAGTTGATTTAGGAAATAAAATCGCTTAGAAAAGGTATTAAATCAGCAGTTCTAAACGTTTTTTCTAGTCAATCTTACAGTTCCAATTTTCTATGTGCAGAAGTTTACAGGACTAGAAGCTTACTTTTTAACAATCAACTTTGACAATCCATCCTTCTGGTGCTTCAACATCGCCAAACTGAATGCCAACAAGCTCATCATATAATTGACGAGTTACTGGACCTACTTCTGTCTCACTGTAAAAGACATGTAGTTTATCTTGATACTGAATACCGCCAATTGGAGATATGACTGCAGCTGTTCCACAGGCCCCCGCTTCTACAAATCGATCTAGTTGATCAATGGGCACGTCTCCTTCAACCGTTTTCATTCCCAGACGAGTTTCAGCTAATTCTAGTAATGAATACTTTGTGATGGATGGCAAAATAGAGGGACTCAATGGTGTGACAAATTCGTTATCTGCTGTAATACCAAAAAAGTTTGCAGCTCCAACTTCTTCAATTTTTGAGTGTGTGGCTGGGTCAAGGTAGATAACGTCAGAAAATCCTGCTGCCTTAGCTTTTTTACCCGGTAGGAGACTAGCGGCATAATTACCACCAACTTTAGCTGCTCCTGTTCCATAAGGAGCAGCACGGTCAAAGTCTTCGGATACAATAAAATTCGTTGGTGTAAGTCCACCTTTAAAGTAGGCCCCTACTGGCATTGCAAACACGGTGAAAATATACTCCTGTGCAGGATAAACACCAATAACATCACCGATCCCGATGATCAATGGACGTAAATAAAGGGTGCCTCCTGTTCCATAAGGAGGAACATACTCATGATTTGCTTTCACGACGGCTTTACAAGCCTCAATAAATTTATCAGTAGGTACTTGTGGCATCAATAGACGTTTTGCAGTATTTTGTAAACGTTCTGCATTTTTATCAGGGCGGAACAATTGAATACTACCGTCCTTAGTGCGATAAGCTTTCAACCCTTCAAAAGCTTGTTGCCCATAGTTGATAGCTGGTGAACTTTCTGGAATGCTCAATGTTGCTTTTTCTGTTAATTCACCATCATCCCATTTTCCATCTTTAAAATGAGAAATATAACGATAGGGTAATTTGTGATATGAAAATCCTAGGTTTTCCCAATCTAATTCTACAACCATAAGTAACCTCTTTTCTTTAAAAGTTGTTGTCTAGTATAGCTCATTTTTTTGATGTTTTCAATACTTTTTTGTAAAATTCTGACAATTTCGAGAAAAAGAAGAATCTGGAAAAATCCAGACTCTTTTTAACATCATCTATTAGTTATCGTCTACACGTCATTTCAACGATAAGTGGCATTAGATAGTTCTGGCAAAAAACACACCTTGCTCTGAGATACTGTCTGAAATAAAGGAGCCGTTACTTGTTCTTTCGGAAAGGCTTAAGGAACCTAAATCAATTTCTTTCGTCTCTCCTGTATTGGATACGATTTCTAACAAAACTTGCTCGCTTTCAGCAGGCGTTGAGAAGAGATCGATTTCATTCCCTAAAGTTTCTTCAATAGCATGAATTGGCCCTGCCTGAAAGACACGGTGTGGTTTGGATTTTAATTCGCGAAGGACTTGTAACCCACGTCCAGCTCGTTTGCTCAAAGGAATATCTGAGATTTTCATCCGTTTGAGACTTCCTCTTTGAGTTAACAGATAAAAACTTGAAGCATTTGTTAAAAAAACACTTTGAACATAGTCATCATTTTTGAGATTGATAGCTTTAACCCCAGCAGCTTTTGGTCCAACTACTGGAACTTCTTCTGCATTGAAATGCAGAGCATACCCTTTATGCGTTACTACCATAATATCTGCGAGATTGATAGGGGTAACGGTCACCACTTTGTCAGTATCACTTTTAAGTTTAGCGAATTTCACAGATTTTGTTCGATAAGTACGCCAAGGTGATAATTCCTTACGCTCAAAACGTTTGATTTGACCTTCTTGAGTAGCAGCCATATAAATTCCTGAGTCAAAATGATCGAGAATTTCCGCATGAAGCACTTCTTCATCATTGTTGATATTGGTGATCGTTTGGGAAAGGTGTTCTCCAATATCTTTCCAACGAATATCTGTTAATTCATGAACCGGTCGATAGATAGCATTTCCCTTATTGGTAAAAATCAATAAATGCTGCGTTGTCTTAGCCTGTGCATAGAAAATCAAATGATCATCATCTCGTTTACCAAGTTCATCAACTGTTGAAGCATTGAATGAGCGCGGACTAGTCCGTTTGATGTAACCGCCACGAGTAACACTGACAAAAGTCTCTTCCTCAACGATAAGACTTGCTGTATCGATTTCAATGGTTGCAGCTTCTGCTTCTAAATCAGAACGACGAGGATTACCAAACTGTTTTTTAATCTCACGAAGTTCACGTTTCATGACATTGTACATGGTTCGTTCGTCACCAATGATTGCCGTCAAAGTCGCAATAAGTTCACGTAATTCTGTTTCCTCATTCTGCAAGGTCACAATATCAGTATTGGTCAAGCGATAAAGTTGTAGAGTGACGATAGCTTCTGCCTGCTCTTCTGAAAAATCATAAGAAACTTTTAGATTTTCTTTAGCATCAGCTTTATTCTCAGAAGCACGAATAAGAGCAATCACTTCATCTAAAATAGACAATACACGAATCAGCCCTTCCACAATGTGAAGGCGTTTTTCAGCTTTTTCTTTGTCAAATTTTGAACGAGCAATGATAACGTCTCGACGGTGGGCGATATAGCTGGCTAAGATTTTTTGAAGACCTACTTGCTTAGGGGTATAATTGTCAATCGCCACCATATTGAAGTTATAATTGACTTGCAAGTCTGTGTATTTAAAGAGGTAATTTAAGATGGTTTTGGTATCTGCATCTTTCTTGAGTTCGATAGCAATACGCAACCCTTCGCGGTCTGACTCATCGCGAACCTCGGAAATACCGGGAACTTTGTTATTAACACGAACATCATCGATTTTCTTGACAAGAACAGCCTTGTTGATTTCATAAGGAATTTCAGTGACAATGATTTGTTCTTTGCCACCGCGAAGCGTTTCGATTTCCGTACGAGAACGAACCACAACTCGTCCTTTTCCTGTCTCGTAAGCCTTGCGAATCTCATCTTTTCCTTGAATAATTGCCCCCGTTGGAAAATCTGGTCCAGGTAACAATTCCAGCAATTTATCTAACTTAGCAGACGGATGGTCAATCATATAAACGACCGCATCAATCACTTCTGCTAAATTATGAGGTGGAATATCCGTGGCATAGCCGGCTGAAATTCCTGTGGCACCATTGACTAAAAGGTTAGGGAAAGCAGCTGGTAAAACAGTCGGCTCTTTTTCAGTATCATCAAAGTTCCAAGCCCAAGGGACTGTTTTTTTCTCAATATCGCGTAAAAGATGACCAGCAATCTCAGATAATCTGGCCTCCGTATAACGCATGGCAGCTGGTGGATCGCCATCCATAGAACCATTGTTACCGTGCATCTCCACAAGGATTTCACGATTTTTCCAATCCTGCGACATGCGTACCATGGCATCATAAATGGAACTATCTCCGTGAGGGTGATAGTTCCCCATGATATTCCCGACAGACTTGGCTGATTTACGAAAACCCTTATCAAAAGTATTGCCATCCTTATTCATAGAATAAAGAATACGACGCTGTACAGGTTTTAAACCATCACGAATATCTGGCAATGCTCTTTCTTGAATAATGTATTTGGAGTAACGACCAAAGCGCTCTCCCATGATGTCCTCGAGGGACATATTTTGAATGTTAGACATAGAATATCACGCTCATAAAAGGCAAAAGAAAGTATGGCATTAGTTTTTTTGAAACTATCTCTTTTTTACAGCCTTTAGTGCGTATTCAACTCCTTTCATAGCATAAAAAGGGACGATTTATTTGTGAAAACAGCATTAAAAACCGGAATCAAATCAAGATGCTCGCTTCTTGAATAACTTTATTTTTCCCAAGTTTCAGTTCCTTATTTTGTTAGCAACTTTAACTAAAATAGACTCTCTTTATTCTCATAAGAAAGCAATAACTGTTTACCTCTTGG encodes:
- a CDS encoding branched-chain amino acid aminotransferase → MVVELDWENLGFSYHKLPYRYISHFKDGKWDDGELTEKATLSIPESSPAINYGQQAFEGLKAYRTKDGSIQLFRPDKNAERLQNTAKRLLMPQVPTDKFIEACKAVVKANHEYVPPYGTGGTLYLRPLIIGIGDVIGVYPAQEYIFTVFAMPVGAYFKGGLTPTNFIVSEDFDRAAPYGTGAAKVGGNYAASLLPGKKAKAAGFSDVIYLDPATHSKIEEVGAANFFGITADNEFVTPLSPSILPSITKYSLLELAETRLGMKTVEGDVPIDQLDRFVEAGACGTAAVISPIGGIQYQDKLHVFYSETEVGPVTRQLYDELVGIQFGDVEAPEGWIVKVDC
- the parC gene encoding DNA topoisomerase IV subunit A gives rise to the protein MSNIQNMSLEDIMGERFGRYSKYIIQERALPDIRDGLKPVQRRILYSMNKDGNTFDKGFRKSAKSVGNIMGNYHPHGDSSIYDAMVRMSQDWKNREILVEMHGNNGSMDGDPPAAMRYTEARLSEIAGHLLRDIEKKTVPWAWNFDDTEKEPTVLPAAFPNLLVNGATGISAGYATDIPPHNLAEVIDAVVYMIDHPSAKLDKLLELLPGPDFPTGAIIQGKDEIRKAYETGKGRVVVRSRTEIETLRGGKEQIIVTEIPYEINKAVLVKKIDDVRVNNKVPGISEVRDESDREGLRIAIELKKDADTKTILNYLFKYTDLQVNYNFNMVAIDNYTPKQVGLQKILASYIAHRRDVIIARSKFDKEKAEKRLHIVEGLIRVLSILDEVIALIRASENKADAKENLKVSYDFSEEQAEAIVTLQLYRLTNTDIVTLQNEETELRELIATLTAIIGDERTMYNVMKRELREIKKQFGNPRRSDLEAEAATIEIDTASLIVEEETFVSVTRGGYIKRTSPRSFNASTVDELGKRDDDHLIFYAQAKTTQHLLIFTNKGNAIYRPVHELTDIRWKDIGEHLSQTITNINNDEEVLHAEILDHFDSGIYMAATQEGQIKRFERKELSPWRTYRTKSVKFAKLKSDTDKVVTVTPINLADIMVVTHKGYALHFNAEEVPVVGPKAAGVKAINLKNDDYVQSVFLTNASSFYLLTQRGSLKRMKISDIPLSKRAGRGLQVLRELKSKPHRVFQAGPIHAIEETLGNEIDLFSTPAESEQVLLEIVSNTGETKEIDLGSLSLSERTSNGSFISDSISEQGVFFARTI